In Neovison vison isolate M4711 chromosome 11, ASM_NN_V1, whole genome shotgun sequence, one genomic interval encodes:
- the TMEM184C gene encoding transmembrane protein 184C isoform X3 codes for MNNGSPVGIHTKAWFIAGIFLLLTIPISLWVILQHLVHYTQPELQKPIIRILWMVPIYSLDSWIALKYPSIAIYVDTCRECYEAYVIYNFMGFLTNYLTNRYPNLVLILEAKDQQKHFPPLCCCPPWTMGEVLLFRCKLGVLQYTVVRPFTTIVALICELLGIYDEGNFSFSNAWTYLVIINNMSQLFAMYCLLLFYKVLKEELSPIQPVGKFLCVKLVVFVSFWQAVVIALLVKVGVISEKHTWEWQTVEAVATGLQDFIICIEMFLAAIAHHYTFSYKPYVQEAEEGSCFDSFLAMWDVSDIRDDISEQVRHVGRTVMGHPRKKFFPEDQDQNEHTSLLSSSSQDAISVASSVPPSPMGHYQGFGHTVTPQTTPTTANVSDELCNDTTEEKKELIDKSVAS; via the exons gttggaaTACACACCAAGGCTTGGTTTATTGCTGGAATCTTTTTGCTATTGACTATACCTATATCGCTGTGGGTGATATTGCAACATTTAGTGCATTATACACAACCGGAACTACAGAAACCAATAATAAG GATTCTTTGGATGGTACCTATATACAGTTTAGATAGT TGGATAGCTTTGAAATACCCCAGCATTGCAATATATGTGGATACCTGCAGGGAATGTTATGAAGCTTATGTCATTTACAACTTTATGGGATTCCTTACCAATTATCTGACTAACCGGTATCCAAATCTGGTATTAATCCTTGAAGCCAAAGATCAGCAGAAACATTTCCCTCCATTGTGTTGCTGTCCACCATGGACAATGGGAGA AGTATTGCTGTTCAGGTGCAAACTGGGTGTTTTGCAGTATACAGTGGTCAGACCATTCACCACCATTGTTGCTTT aaTCTGTGAGCTGCTTGGTATATATGATGAAGGGAACTTTAGCTTTTCGAATGCTTGGACTTATTTGGTTATAATAAACAACATGTCACAATTG TTTGCCATGTATTGCCTGCTTCTATTTTACAAAGTACTGAAGGAAGAACTGAGTCCAATCCAACCTGTTGGCAAATTTCTTTGTGTAAAActggtggtttttgtttctttttg GCAAGCAGTAGTTATTGCTTTGTTGGTAAAAGTTGGCGTTATTTCTGAAAAGCATACATGGGAATGGCAAACTGTAGAAGCTGTGGCTACAGGACTCCAG GACTTTATCATCTGTATTGAGATGTTCCTTGCCGCTATTGCTCATCACTACACTTTCTCATATAAACCCTATGTCCAAGAAGCAGAAGAGGGCTCATGCTTTGACTCCTTTCTTGCCATGTGGGATGTTTCAGATATTAGAGATGATATTTCTGAACAAGTAAGGCATGTTG GAAGGACAGTCATGGGACATCCTAGGAAAAAGTTTTTTCCTGAGGATCAAGATCAAAATGAACATACAAGCTTGTTATCCTCATCTTCACAAGATGCAATTTCTGTTGCCTCTTCTGTACCACCTTCACCCATGGGTCACTACCAAGGGTTTGGACACACTGTGACTCCCCAGACTACACCTACTACAGCTAATGTATCTGATGAACTATGTAATGAtactacagaagagaaaaaagaacttaTAGATAAATCCGTGGCCTCCTGA